TTAGAAAATTCGACGGAACTTTCAAAATGGTATTTGCAACGGACACTATTGATCGAAAAAAATTAGAGTCGCGCTTGGAGCAAGCGGAGAAGTCCGGAAATTTACATTATGGGATCCATATCTCAGACAAAGCCCTAATGACTTGTTTATTGCACGCAGGAACAGAAAGAGAAGTTCATTTTATAGATGGGGCAGGCGGAGGTTATGCCTTAGCTGCAACAGTTCTCAAGAAAAAATTGCAAGCAGTAGCAGCATAACTAAGGACAGCTATAACCAGAAGATTGAGTTGCTGTATTCGAAGATATTTTTGTGAATTCGGACATACTGATCAAAGTGGAGGAAAGATTGAGCACATATGTTCCACTAGCGTCTGCGCTATTTCCCCAGTCTCTTCCTAGCGCTAATGAATAAGGTCCTGCACTCGGGATAGAAACAGCAATTGTGTCACTTATATTCTGGCCTCCACATTCTCTGTCAGTTGTTGCTCCGTTGCTTCATATAACAATCAAAACCGAAATAAATTTCTCTAGTATTAGAAAATATAGGGTTAGTAAATAAATTTTCTCATTCGGAATCATTCTAAATCAATTCATCCGAACTAAAAAAATGGCAGACTTTTGCATTCTTTTGTCTCGGGGCTGCAACATTTCAAAGAAGATATTAAAGAGTTCTTATATTCTTCCAAAACTTTGATCTTGGACTCAATCTCTTTGATCTTTTGTTTGGCGACATTTTCGTAATCGGAGCAATTCCTTCTTCCTTCGTTTATCAAGGATAAAAGTTCTTTTATTTCGCGGAGAGTGAAACCTGAGTCTTGGGCTTCGGATATAAAGCCGAGTTTTTTAAGAT
The DNA window shown above is from Leptospira koniambonensis and carries:
- a CDS encoding MerR family transcriptional regulator yields the protein MQENRNFLIGQLAEKVGVSTDTVRYYEKEGLIRSNRHTNNYRIYSESDLKKLGFISEAQDSGFTLREIKELLSLINEGRRNCSDYENVAKQKIKEIESKIKVLEEYKNSLISSLKCCSPETKECKSLPFF